The following are from one region of the Achromobacter xylosoxidans genome:
- a CDS encoding Lrp/AsnC family transcriptional regulator — protein MPEINLDATDIRILNELQRDARLTNVELAARVNLSASPCLARVRRLETEGLIDRRVTLLNARKLGLKVNVFIQISLDKQRKAALDVFEREIAVLPEIMECYLMSGDADYLIRALVPDVDALERLIVEHITRIPGVASIRSSFALKQVLYTTAVPLA, from the coding sequence ATGCCGGAAATCAACCTGGATGCCACCGACATCCGTATCCTCAACGAACTCCAACGCGATGCGCGGCTGACCAATGTCGAGCTCGCCGCGCGCGTGAACCTGTCCGCCTCGCCCTGTCTGGCGCGCGTGCGCCGGCTCGAAACCGAGGGCCTGATCGACCGCCGCGTCACCTTGCTCAATGCCCGCAAGCTGGGCCTGAAGGTCAACGTGTTCATCCAGATCTCGCTGGACAAGCAGCGCAAGGCGGCGCTGGACGTGTTCGAACGCGAGATCGCGGTCCTGCCGGAAATCATGGAGTGCTACCTCATGTCAGGCGACGCCGACTACCTCATACGCGCCCTGGTGCCCGACGTGGACGCACTGGAGCGGCTGATCGTCGAACACATCACCCGCATCCCCGGCGTAGCCAGCATCCGTTCCAGCTTTGCCTTGAAGCAGGTGCTGTACACCACTGCCGTCCCGCTCGCGTGA
- a CDS encoding GNAT family acetyltransferase encodes MSAQDLAIRPYHSTDEAAIIQLWHDCGLTRPWNDPRKDIERKLAVQADLFLVGEADGAIVATLMGGYDGHRAWINYLAVSPAHQRRGHATALMQAVERRLLEMGCPKINLLIRSGNVAVKDFYATLGFQQDEVISLGKRLIPDL; translated from the coding sequence ATGAGTGCGCAAGACCTCGCCATCCGGCCCTACCATTCGACCGATGAAGCCGCGATCATCCAGCTGTGGCATGACTGCGGCCTGACCCGCCCATGGAACGATCCGCGCAAGGACATCGAGCGCAAGCTTGCGGTGCAGGCGGATCTGTTCCTGGTAGGAGAGGCGGACGGCGCGATCGTCGCGACGCTGATGGGCGGCTATGACGGCCATCGCGCCTGGATCAACTACCTGGCGGTCTCGCCCGCGCATCAGCGCCGCGGCCACGCGACCGCGCTGATGCAGGCAGTCGAGCGCAGGTTGCTGGAAATGGGCTGCCCCAAGATCAATCTGCTGATCCGGTCCGGCAATGTCGCGGTGAAGGATTTCTACGCGACCCTGGGCTTTCAGCAGGACGAGGTCATCAGCCTGGGCAAGCGCCTGATTCCGGACCTTTGA
- a CDS encoding sulfite exporter TauE/SafE family protein: MDSLYVLVAAGAMAAGFVQGLSGFGFGMVAMSFWAWTIDPKLAAAMVVFGSLTGQLLAAFTMRRGFAAVHLLPFVAGGLLGIPLGVKLLPYLDPLMFKALVGGLLVVWCPVMLFATRLPPIKAGGRLADGVVGAMGGVMGGIGGFTGVIPTLWCTLRRFDRDVQRAVIQNFNLSMLVVTMASYVYTGVVTRDMLPLFAVIVPAMLVPTLWGTRVYVGISDVSFRRIVLGLLTVSGVALLASSLPKLLA, from the coding sequence ATGGATTCCTTATATGTGCTGGTCGCGGCGGGCGCCATGGCCGCCGGGTTCGTGCAGGGCCTCTCGGGCTTCGGCTTCGGCATGGTGGCCATGTCGTTCTGGGCCTGGACGATAGATCCGAAACTCGCTGCCGCCATGGTGGTGTTCGGCTCGCTGACTGGCCAGTTGCTGGCCGCCTTTACCATGCGCCGCGGATTCGCGGCGGTGCATCTGCTGCCCTTCGTGGCAGGCGGATTGCTGGGGATTCCGTTGGGCGTCAAGCTGTTGCCATACCTGGATCCGCTGATGTTCAAAGCGCTGGTGGGCGGGCTGCTGGTGGTTTGGTGCCCAGTGATGCTGTTCGCGACGCGCTTGCCTCCCATCAAGGCGGGGGGGCGATTGGCCGATGGGGTGGTGGGCGCGATGGGCGGCGTCATGGGCGGCATAGGCGGATTCACCGGCGTCATTCCTACCTTGTGGTGCACCTTGCGCCGCTTTGACCGCGACGTACAGCGCGCGGTGATCCAGAACTTCAACCTGTCGATGCTGGTTGTGACGATGGCGAGCTATGTCTACACCGGTGTGGTGACGCGCGACATGCTGCCGCTGTTCGCGGTGATCGTGCCGGCGATGCTGGTGCCAACCTTATGGGGCACGCGCGTGTACGTGGGCATCAGCGACGTGTCGTTTCGCCGCATCGTGCTGGGCCTGCTCACTGTTTCGGGCGTGGCGCTGCTGGCGTCATCCTTGCCCAAGCTGCTTGCCTAG
- a CDS encoding MurR/RpiR family transcriptional regulator produces the protein MNLHQRIAGYGRKLSKSEQMLVEEMQARYPQSLLESATALARQVGTSASTVVRLLAKLGYESYAQAQMEARAEVTARLASPGERADAVGADKPSPRACLHNALLHDQHNLKETYASIDVAAFEAAVRLLTQRKGRVHVLGLRQAAPLASHVALYLNLCLPSVRPMVAAGPLFLEDQLLWIDEADVLLAFTFRRYSVAAAKAVQYFRQRGGKVILITDSASAPAVASAHHVLIARSSSASPFDSYTAAFSVCNALLAAVAQRSKQALGAALERGEGLWDAQWIRPPGG, from the coding sequence ATGAACCTGCACCAACGTATCGCCGGCTACGGCCGCAAGCTCAGCAAGAGCGAACAAATGCTGGTCGAGGAAATGCAGGCGCGCTATCCGCAGAGCTTGCTGGAATCGGCGACGGCGCTAGCCAGGCAGGTCGGCACCAGCGCTTCCACCGTGGTGCGCCTGTTGGCCAAGCTCGGCTACGAAAGCTATGCGCAGGCGCAGATGGAGGCGCGCGCGGAGGTGACGGCGCGCCTGGCCTCGCCCGGCGAACGCGCGGACGCGGTGGGCGCCGACAAGCCGTCGCCGCGCGCCTGCCTGCACAACGCCTTGCTGCACGACCAGCACAACCTGAAGGAGACTTACGCGTCGATCGACGTGGCGGCTTTCGAGGCCGCCGTGCGGCTGCTGACGCAGCGCAAGGGGCGGGTGCACGTGCTGGGGCTGCGCCAGGCCGCGCCGCTGGCCAGCCACGTCGCCTTGTACCTGAACCTGTGCCTGCCTTCGGTCAGGCCCATGGTCGCCGCCGGTCCGTTGTTCCTGGAAGACCAGCTGCTCTGGATCGACGAGGCCGACGTGCTGCTGGCGTTTACCTTCAGGCGCTATTCAGTTGCCGCGGCCAAGGCGGTGCAGTACTTCCGGCAGCGCGGCGGCAAGGTGATCCTGATCACCGATTCGGCGTCGGCGCCCGCTGTGGCGTCGGCACACCACGTGCTGATCGCGCGCAGCTCCAGCGCATCGCCTTTCGATTCCTACACCGCGGCCTTTTCCGTCTGCAATGCCTTGCTTGCGGCGGTGGCGCAGCGCAGCAAACAGGCCTTGGGCGCGGCGTTGGAGCGCGGCGAAGGCTTGTGGGATGCGCAATGGATTCGCCCGCCGGGCGGCTGA
- a CDS encoding LysR family transcriptional regulator translates to MDIKCMQSFVAVVEAGSFAEAARKLDLTSAAIAARIKALEMDLGVALVKRSGRSVRPTESGMRILEGTKAAIRNIRDLRAMAVDGDQPGEFRIGCFVSALTNVLPPILKSLYRKHPDACVFVTPGGSIDLCGKVVSGELDAAIVVEPQFAVPKSCLWQPFMEEPLVVVAPSHLADQDAHTLLSTQPFIRYDRNIYGGQLADRYLRDHQIWPKQRLEIDGLLAIVALVHEGLGVALIPDWSSMWKSLDVARIPLPNRAPVRRNGLIWNTRGHHAKMAASISQDARTLFGNMEARRATP, encoded by the coding sequence ATGGACATCAAGTGCATGCAGAGCTTCGTCGCGGTCGTCGAAGCCGGTTCATTCGCCGAAGCGGCGCGCAAGCTCGATCTGACCTCGGCCGCCATCGCCGCGCGCATCAAGGCGTTGGAGATGGACCTGGGCGTGGCGCTGGTCAAGCGCTCCGGGCGTTCGGTGCGGCCGACCGAGAGCGGCATGCGCATCCTCGAAGGCACCAAGGCGGCCATCCGCAATATCCGCGATCTGCGCGCCATGGCCGTCGACGGCGACCAGCCGGGCGAATTCCGCATCGGCTGTTTCGTGTCCGCGTTGACGAACGTGCTGCCGCCGATACTGAAATCGCTGTACCGCAAGCATCCGGACGCCTGCGTCTTCGTCACGCCCGGCGGCTCCATCGACCTGTGCGGCAAGGTGGTCAGCGGCGAACTGGACGCTGCCATCGTGGTGGAACCGCAGTTCGCCGTGCCCAAGAGCTGTCTCTGGCAGCCGTTCATGGAAGAGCCGCTGGTCGTGGTGGCGCCGTCCCATCTTGCGGACCAGGACGCCCACACCCTGCTGTCGACCCAACCCTTCATACGGTATGACCGCAACATCTACGGCGGCCAGTTGGCCGACCGCTATCTGCGCGACCATCAGATCTGGCCCAAGCAGCGGCTGGAAATCGACGGCCTGCTTGCCATCGTCGCGCTGGTGCACGAAGGCCTGGGCGTTGCGCTGATTCCGGACTGGTCGTCCATGTGGAAGTCGCTCGACGTGGCGCGCATCCCGCTGCCCAACCGCGCGCCCGTGCGCCGGAACGGCCTGATCTGGAATACCCGCGGCCATCATGCCAAGATGGCCGCGTCGATTTCCCAGGATGCCCGGACCCTCTTCGGCAATATGGAAGCACGCCGGGCAACGCCATAG
- a CDS encoding succinylglutamate desuccinylase/aspartoacylase family protein gives MKNPAFEPDTAPLEVLPRDLSAYREGNVGIPYVHRFESGRPGPHVLINAITHGNEICGMVAATHLLDSGVRPKIGTLTVSFAHVEAYEAFDIENPYENRQLVHNLNRIWSAAMLDGPEDSPELRRARELRPVLDAADFVLDIHSTRAPVQPFWVYTEMDRNTALASAVGVPQVHLVMPPDLFPGTGVMGYGRHGDPHSDSSGSLVVECGQHFAQSAADLATDVTLRFLAHTGLIDMPAGTPPPPAPQRYRLLEVHMVKSEDFTFTRPVIGFETFAKGELIAMNGTEEIRSPCDDCTIFMPTRMPIVGREAVYLTVAI, from the coding sequence ATGAAAAATCCCGCTTTCGAACCCGACACCGCTCCGCTCGAAGTCCTGCCGCGCGATCTCTCGGCCTACCGCGAGGGCAATGTCGGCATTCCCTACGTGCACCGTTTCGAGTCTGGCCGCCCCGGCCCGCACGTGCTGATCAACGCCATCACGCACGGCAACGAAATCTGCGGCATGGTGGCTGCGACCCATCTGCTGGACAGCGGCGTGCGCCCCAAGATCGGCACGCTCACCGTCAGCTTCGCGCACGTCGAAGCCTATGAAGCCTTCGATATCGAAAACCCCTACGAGAACCGCCAGCTCGTCCACAACCTGAACCGCATCTGGTCGGCAGCCATGCTGGACGGCCCGGAAGACAGCCCCGAACTGCGCCGCGCCCGCGAGCTGCGTCCGGTGCTCGACGCTGCAGACTTCGTGCTCGACATCCACTCCACGCGTGCGCCGGTGCAGCCCTTCTGGGTCTACACCGAGATGGACCGCAACACGGCGCTGGCCAGCGCCGTCGGCGTGCCGCAGGTGCATCTGGTGATGCCTCCCGACCTTTTCCCTGGCACCGGCGTCATGGGCTACGGCCGCCATGGCGATCCGCACTCCGACAGCAGCGGATCGCTGGTGGTCGAATGCGGCCAGCACTTCGCGCAATCCGCCGCCGACCTGGCCACGGACGTCACGCTGCGCTTCCTGGCGCACACGGGCCTGATCGACATGCCTGCCGGCACGCCGCCCCCGCCCGCGCCGCAGCGCTACCGCCTGCTCGAAGTGCATATGGTGAAGTCCGAGGACTTCACCTTCACGCGTCCGGTGATCGGCTTCGAGACCTTCGCCAAGGGTGAACTCATCGCCATGAACGGCACCGAGGAAATCCGTTCGCCCTGCGATGACTGCACCATCTTCATGCCCACCCGCATGCCCATCGTGGGCCGCGAAGCGGTATACCTGACCGTGGCGATCTGA
- a CDS encoding DMT family transporter, whose protein sequence is MSQQSTLGRFLPLVGAVAIWGGNWPVMKLGLTHMSPLWLAASRFGSAALISALVLGMLGRLRLPTRQEMPLVAGVALLQMGAFTALALWAMQYVAPGRASVIAYATSIWVIPLSSLILKERLSMAQWLATALSYAGIAVIVAPAFSPWQAHTVVGLAMLLGASFAWACNIIQLRGYRHIRLGADMIPWQTAIAALPLAALAWMRDGAPVFLAQPEAWPVILYTGPLATALTFIVVLGMTQKMPPVATSIAMLCVPVIGLIVSSLVFQERISADLTLGLALIGASVAASAAATRLKRPLALRAS, encoded by the coding sequence ATGAGTCAGCAGAGCACGTTGGGCAGGTTTTTGCCGCTGGTCGGCGCGGTAGCCATCTGGGGCGGCAATTGGCCCGTCATGAAGCTGGGGCTGACGCACATGAGCCCGCTCTGGCTGGCCGCCAGCCGCTTCGGCTCGGCCGCGCTGATCAGCGCGCTGGTGCTGGGCATGCTGGGCCGCCTGCGCCTGCCCACGCGGCAGGAAATGCCGCTGGTGGCCGGCGTGGCGTTGCTGCAGATGGGCGCGTTCACGGCGCTGGCGCTGTGGGCGATGCAATACGTGGCGCCGGGGCGCGCGTCCGTGATCGCCTACGCCACTTCCATCTGGGTCATTCCGCTGTCCTCGCTGATCCTGAAGGAACGCCTGTCGATGGCGCAATGGCTCGCGACGGCGCTGAGCTATGCCGGCATCGCCGTCATCGTCGCGCCCGCGTTCAGCCCCTGGCAGGCGCACACGGTGGTCGGCCTGGCGATGCTGCTGGGCGCGTCCTTTGCATGGGCCTGCAACATCATCCAGCTGCGCGGCTACCGGCATATCCGCCTGGGCGCGGACATGATTCCCTGGCAGACCGCCATCGCGGCGCTGCCGCTGGCCGCGCTGGCGTGGATGCGCGATGGCGCGCCCGTCTTCCTGGCGCAGCCCGAGGCATGGCCGGTGATCCTGTACACCGGCCCGCTGGCTACCGCGCTGACCTTTATTGTGGTGCTGGGTATGACGCAGAAGATGCCGCCGGTGGCGACCTCGATCGCCATGCTGTGCGTGCCGGTGATCGGGCTGATCGTGTCCTCGCTGGTATTCCAGGAGCGCATCTCGGCCGACCTGACGCTGGGCCTGGCCCTGATCGGCGCCAGCGTGGCGGCGTCGGCGGCGGCGACGCGCCTGAAGCGGCCTTTGGCGCTGCGCGCTTCGTAG
- a CDS encoding YSC84-related protein yields the protein MFDTFPVLRRAGLAAAAIGVAGLMFTGCTTTSPKSSATATEQRQSLNSAADATLGKLYQASPQSRELVARARGVLIFPDVLSGSFIIGAEHGKGVLRVGSSTAGYYSTTAGSVGFQAGAQSKAMVLLFMTDEALAKFRNSSGWTVGADATVAVVNVGANGRIDTNTAQQPIVGFVMNNGGLMAGVSLAGTKISKLDL from the coding sequence ATGTTTGATACTTTTCCTGTCTTGCGCCGCGCTGGCCTGGCCGCCGCGGCGATCGGTGTGGCCGGCCTGATGTTTACCGGCTGCACCACCACCAGTCCCAAATCCTCGGCAACCGCGACTGAACAGCGCCAATCGCTGAACAGTGCGGCCGACGCCACCTTGGGCAAGCTCTATCAAGCCTCGCCGCAGTCCAGGGAACTGGTCGCGCGCGCCCGGGGCGTGCTGATCTTTCCCGATGTGTTGAGCGGCAGCTTCATCATCGGCGCCGAACATGGCAAGGGCGTGCTGCGCGTGGGCAGCTCCACCGCTGGCTACTACAGCACCACGGCGGGTTCCGTCGGCTTCCAGGCGGGCGCGCAGTCCAAGGCGATGGTGCTGTTGTTCATGACGGACGAGGCGCTTGCCAAGTTCCGCAACAGCAGCGGCTGGACCGTGGGCGCCGACGCGACGGTCGCGGTCGTCAACGTTGGCGCCAATGGCCGCATCGACACCAACACGGCGCAGCAGCCCATTGTCGGTTTCGTGATGAACAACGGCGGCCTGATGGCAGGCGTGTCCCTGGCTGGCACCAAGATCTCCAAACTGGATCTTTGA
- a CDS encoding 2-hydroxyacid dehydrogenase yields the protein MIEHELAQARQAAANGPGKGDGGFPPLLKVGVFPESVEAQFRSRFTLIDEEALQNDPAQAEAIGGIVTRSNYRIPAELMDRLPGLRIIATNGVGYDGIALDRAREKNIVVTNTPDVLNKAVAELAVGLLLALLRKLPAADSFVRAGAWEASPFPLGASLAGRKVGIVGLGRIGKEIVQRLVPFEVDLSYFGRTRQEAPWRHFDSLPAMASHVDVLVLSCPGGAATHHIVDAAVLSALGPEGLVVNVARGSVINEADLCHALANGIIQGAALDVFESEPLGESPLRHLSNVILAPHIGSATHETRRQMAELAIRNLVSFFTTGRAVTPVA from the coding sequence ATGATCGAGCATGAACTGGCCCAAGCGCGCCAGGCAGCAGCAAATGGCCCCGGCAAGGGGGACGGCGGGTTTCCCCCTCTGCTCAAGGTAGGGGTTTTTCCCGAGTCGGTGGAAGCGCAGTTCCGTTCGAGGTTCACGTTGATCGACGAGGAGGCGCTGCAAAACGATCCCGCGCAGGCCGAGGCGATCGGCGGCATCGTCACGCGCTCGAACTACCGGATTCCCGCCGAGCTGATGGATCGTTTGCCTGGGCTGCGCATCATCGCCACCAACGGCGTCGGCTACGACGGCATCGCGCTGGACCGCGCGCGTGAAAAGAACATCGTCGTGACCAACACGCCCGACGTGTTGAACAAGGCCGTGGCCGAATTGGCGGTGGGGCTGTTGCTCGCCCTGCTGCGCAAGCTGCCTGCGGCCGACAGCTTTGTGCGCGCGGGCGCGTGGGAGGCCTCGCCCTTTCCGTTGGGGGCGAGCCTGGCGGGCAGGAAGGTCGGCATCGTCGGTTTAGGGCGCATCGGCAAAGAGATCGTCCAGCGGCTCGTGCCGTTTGAAGTGGACCTCAGCTACTTCGGCCGCACGCGCCAGGAGGCGCCGTGGCGGCATTTTGATTCTCTGCCTGCCATGGCCAGCCATGTGGACGTGCTGGTCCTGTCGTGCCCCGGCGGGGCGGCGACGCACCATATCGTCGACGCCGCCGTGTTGAGTGCGCTGGGGCCGGAGGGGCTGGTCGTCAACGTCGCCCGCGGCTCGGTGATCAACGAGGCCGACCTGTGCCATGCGCTGGCCAACGGCATCATCCAGGGCGCCGCGCTGGACGTGTTCGAAAGCGAGCCGTTGGGCGAGAGCCCGCTGCGGCACCTGTCCAACGTGATCCTGGCGCCCCATATCGGCAGCGCCACGCACGAGACTCGCCGCCAGATGGCGGAGCTGGCGATACGGAACCTGGTGTCGTTCTTTACGACGGGGAGGGCAGTTACGCCAGTGGCGTAG
- a CDS encoding PhzF family phenazine biosynthesis protein, with amino-acid sequence MRYRYVTADVFTSQAYGGNPLAVVFDAQGLSGAQMQRIAREFNYSETSFVLPPRDPAHTAWVRIFTPDREVPFAGHPNVGTAVVLAREMAASGRTVPETFVFEEEAGLVRIALRTGASGAAGAQLLAPQPLSRASEAPAAAVARALSLEPADIDTSTHAPQVASVGLIFLVVQLASRDALRRAVPDPAGYAALLPLDGAKSIYAYTTDTGAGAQADVQARMFTGRMTEDPATGSATAAMTALRTALRGAGALRLRVEQGVDMGRASVLLAHAEPRADGVWAGVAGEAVVVMEGTLAAPDVS; translated from the coding sequence ATGCGCTACCGTTATGTCACCGCCGATGTGTTCACCAGCCAAGCGTACGGCGGCAATCCGCTGGCCGTCGTGTTCGACGCCCAGGGGCTGAGCGGGGCGCAGATGCAGCGCATCGCGCGCGAGTTCAACTATTCCGAAACCAGCTTTGTGCTGCCGCCGCGGGATCCGGCCCATACCGCTTGGGTGCGTATCTTCACGCCCGACCGCGAAGTGCCGTTCGCGGGGCATCCCAACGTCGGTACGGCCGTGGTGCTGGCCCGAGAAATGGCTGCCTCCGGCCGGACTGTGCCGGAAACCTTTGTGTTCGAGGAAGAGGCGGGACTGGTGCGCATTGCGCTGCGCACGGGCGCAAGCGGCGCGGCCGGTGCGCAGCTGCTTGCGCCGCAACCGCTGTCGCGCGCCAGCGAGGCGCCGGCCGCCGCGGTCGCGCGGGCCTTGAGCCTGGAGCCTGCGGACATCGATACCTCCACGCATGCGCCGCAGGTGGCGTCGGTAGGCCTGATCTTCCTGGTGGTGCAATTGGCCAGCCGCGACGCCTTGCGCCGGGCCGTGCCAGACCCGGCAGGCTACGCGGCCTTGCTGCCGCTGGACGGCGCAAAGTCCATCTATGCCTACACCACCGATACGGGCGCGGGTGCACAGGCGGATGTCCAGGCTCGCATGTTCACGGGTCGCATGACCGAAGACCCCGCGACCGGCAGCGCGACGGCGGCCATGACGGCCTTGCGCACGGCCCTGCGCGGCGCGGGCGCGCTGCGCCTGCGGGTGGAACAGGGCGTGGACATGGGACGCGCCAGCGTGCTGCTGGCCCACGCCGAACCGCGCGCAGATGGCGTCTGGGCGGGTGTGGCGGGAGAGGCCGTGGTGGTGATGGAAGGTACGCTGGCGGCGCCTGATGTGTCTTGA
- a CDS encoding Bug family tripartite tricarboxylate transporter substrate binding protein has translation MKHHPQGPSMTRRSLVLAGLGAALLPLAARADAYPSRPITLVVPFPAGGSVDLIGRLYADALGKALGTSVIIENRDGAGGAIGSKRVARATPDGYTLVASSQSSHLANPLMRNDLGYDPIKDFISISQLSRTPNVLVTNAAVPARNLAEFVALLKARPDQLHYATAGIGSMGQLNAELLKNTLQLQAVHVPYRGGAPLINALLSDQAQFALDNLAPFLPHIQVGKMRALAVAAPKRLDSLPDVPTFEELGYPVLNSMSWIGLAAPAGTPPDIVQKLLAAVRTAATEDGMPQSLEKAGALPPENQTPQQFTAMMSERLALYKDLIDRAGIRPE, from the coding sequence ATGAAGCATCACCCCCAGGGGCCGTCCATGACCCGCCGCAGCCTGGTCCTGGCCGGCCTGGGCGCCGCCTTGCTGCCGCTGGCCGCGCGCGCCGACGCCTATCCTTCGCGCCCCATCACGCTGGTCGTCCCCTTTCCTGCGGGCGGCTCCGTCGACCTGATCGGCCGGTTGTACGCGGACGCCCTGGGCAAGGCGCTGGGTACCAGCGTCATCATCGAGAACCGCGACGGCGCGGGCGGCGCCATCGGCAGCAAGCGCGTCGCGCGCGCCACGCCGGACGGCTACACCTTGGTCGCGTCCTCGCAAAGCTCGCACCTGGCCAACCCGCTGATGCGCAACGACCTGGGCTACGACCCGATCAAGGACTTCATCTCGATCTCGCAGTTGTCGCGCACGCCCAATGTGCTGGTGACCAACGCCGCCGTGCCGGCCCGCAACCTGGCGGAATTCGTGGCGCTGCTGAAGGCGCGCCCCGACCAGCTGCACTATGCCACCGCGGGCATCGGCAGCATGGGTCAGCTCAACGCCGAACTGCTGAAGAACACCTTGCAGTTGCAGGCCGTGCACGTGCCCTATCGCGGCGGCGCGCCGCTGATCAACGCGCTGCTGTCCGACCAGGCGCAGTTCGCGCTGGACAACCTGGCGCCCTTCCTGCCCCACATCCAGGTCGGCAAGATGCGCGCGCTGGCGGTGGCCGCCCCCAAGCGCCTGGACTCCCTGCCCGACGTGCCGACCTTCGAGGAACTGGGCTATCCCGTGCTCAACTCCATGTCGTGGATCGGCCTGGCCGCGCCCGCCGGCACGCCGCCCGACATCGTCCAGAAGCTGCTGGCCGCCGTGCGCACCGCCGCCACCGAGGATGGCATGCCGCAATCCCTGGAAAAGGCCGGCGCGCTGCCCCCCGAGAACCAGACTCCGCAGCAGTTCACCGCCATGATGTCCGAGCGCCTGGCGTTGTACAAAGACCTGATCGACCGCGCCGGCATCCGTCCTGAATAG
- a CDS encoding IlvD/Edd family dehydratase has product MSKKNTEASQGEAGGLRKGLTSYGDSGFSLFLRKAFIKGAGYTDGALDRPVIGIANTGSAYNPCHGNAPQLLEAVKRGIMFAGGLPMDFPTISIHESFSFPTSMYLRNLMSMDTEELIRAQPMDAVVLIGGCDKTVPAQLMGAASADIPAIQLVTGSMLTGSHRSERVGACTDCRRYWGKYRAEEIDAQEIADVNNQLVASVGTCSVMGTASTMACIAEALGMTVPGGATPPAVTADRMRIAELTGAQAVEIARQRLSVSKILTADSFENAMRVLLAIGGSTNGIIHLTAIAGRLGLDLDLRALDRMGRETPVLVDLKPSGQHYMEDFHKAGGMATLLRELKPLLKLDALTVTGRTLGEEIERAGPGFPQTVVRTRQNPIYPQGGIAVLSGNLAPEGAIIKQSSANAGLMEHEGRAVVFENAEDLAGRIDAADLDVTPQDILVLKNIGPKGAPGMPEAGYIPIPKKLASQGVKDIIRISDGRMSGTAFGTIVLHVTPEAAIGGPLAYVRNGDRIRLSVSRREISLLVPDEELDRRRREQPVTPPTAERGYKKLFLDTVTQADKGVDFDFLRGVPGKSK; this is encoded by the coding sequence ATGAGCAAGAAAAACACCGAGGCGTCGCAGGGCGAGGCCGGCGGCCTGCGCAAAGGCCTCACCAGCTATGGCGACAGCGGCTTTTCGCTGTTCCTGCGCAAGGCCTTCATCAAGGGCGCGGGCTACACGGACGGCGCGCTGGACCGGCCGGTGATCGGCATCGCCAACACGGGCAGCGCCTACAACCCCTGTCACGGCAACGCGCCGCAGCTGCTGGAGGCCGTGAAGCGCGGCATCATGTTCGCCGGCGGGCTGCCGATGGACTTCCCGACCATCTCCATCCACGAGAGCTTTTCCTTTCCCACCAGCATGTACTTGCGCAACCTCATGTCCATGGACACAGAGGAGCTGATACGCGCCCAGCCCATGGATGCGGTGGTGCTGATAGGCGGATGCGACAAGACCGTGCCCGCCCAGCTCATGGGGGCCGCGTCGGCGGACATCCCGGCGATCCAGCTGGTGACGGGGTCGATGCTGACGGGTTCGCACCGTTCGGAACGGGTGGGCGCATGCACGGATTGCCGCCGGTACTGGGGCAAGTACCGCGCCGAAGAGATCGACGCTCAGGAGATCGCAGACGTCAACAACCAGCTCGTGGCCAGCGTGGGCACCTGTTCGGTCATGGGCACGGCAAGCACCATGGCCTGTATCGCCGAAGCGCTGGGCATGACCGTGCCTGGCGGCGCCACGCCGCCGGCCGTCACGGCGGACCGAATGCGTATCGCTGAACTCACCGGCGCACAGGCCGTCGAGATCGCCAGGCAGCGCCTGTCGGTCTCGAAGATCCTGACCGCGGATTCCTTCGAGAATGCCATGCGCGTGCTGCTGGCCATCGGCGGGTCCACCAACGGCATCATCCACCTGACCGCCATCGCCGGCCGGCTGGGCCTGGACCTGGATCTGCGGGCGCTGGACCGCATGGGGCGCGAGACGCCCGTGCTGGTGGACCTGAAACCGTCGGGCCAGCACTACATGGAGGACTTCCACAAGGCGGGCGGCATGGCCACGCTGCTGCGCGAACTCAAGCCGCTGTTGAAGCTCGACGCGCTGACCGTGACCGGCAGGACGCTGGGCGAGGAGATCGAGCGCGCGGGGCCGGGGTTCCCGCAGACCGTGGTCAGGACCAGGCAGAACCCGATCTATCCGCAGGGCGGGATAGCGGTGCTGTCCGGCAACCTCGCGCCCGAGGGCGCCATCATCAAGCAGTCTTCCGCCAACGCCGGGCTGATGGAGCACGAAGGCCGCGCCGTGGTGTTCGAGAACGCCGAAGATCTGGCGGGCCGCATCGACGCCGCCGATCTGGACGTCACGCCGCAGGACATCCTGGTGCTGAAGAACATCGGTCCCAAGGGCGCGCCCGGCATGCCGGAGGCGGGCTACATCCCGATCCCCAAGAAACTGGCGTCGCAGGGGGTGAAGGACATCATCCGGATTTCGGACGGCCGCATGAGCGGCACCGCCTTTGGCACCATCGTGCTGCACGTCACGCCGGAAGCGGCCATAGGCGGGCCGCTGGCCTATGTCAGGAACGGCGACCGCATACGCCTGAGCGTGAGCCGGCGCGAGATCTCCCTGCTGGTGCCGGACGAAGAGCTGGACCGCCGCCGCCGGGAGCAGCCAGTCACGCCGCCGACGGCCGAGCGCGGCTACAAGAAGCTCTTCCTCGATACGGTGACCCAGGCCGACAAGGGCGTGGATTTCGACTTCCTGCGCGGCGTGCCGGGCAAGTCGAAGTAG